From the Lactuca sativa cultivar Salinas chromosome 9, Lsat_Salinas_v11, whole genome shotgun sequence genome, the window TTGAGTTCTTGATGAAGATGCTTACGAGTGATTCAATTCTGAGCTTTTCGTCTGGTCTTGAGGGTCGGTGGTCGGAGGTGAGGGGTGTGGCAAACCCACGACTGCTCAGCACTGCGCGGCAGTCGCCGGCGTTTGACACCACAAGGTTGCTGTCTCTGATAATGGCGGTAACGCAGCAAGATCCACCTCGGTGATCTTGTTTTAGAAATTGCGAATCTGTGTTCATGTAACCTTGTTTGATTGCTTCTATTATTTCGGTTTCACCCATTTTTTCTACTTCGTTTAAGATGTTTTTATCAAGATTTTCTGCTGCAAATTCAGCGGCTTTTGATCCACCATGGCCATCGAAAACACCAAAGAATGCCTGGAAAAggatttcaaaaattaaaccctTGTAAATTACTTTAAGAACAGTAACAAAAACTACAGAAGAAAATCCACAAACATATACCTGGTTATGTTGTCCATTAAACTCAACTACAGCTTTGAACCGATCTTCCATGGCGTCTCGCTTCCCTTTCTTACAATAAACCGAATACCCATCTCCGTCAACCTCCACCTCCTCCCAACCATCCTCCACCGCCTCCAACGGCGGCGTAATACGATCGGAAAAGCTTAACGAGGCAACCGGAATAGCTAATTTAGCGGGTCTTTTCCTCTTTGAAAGCGTAGGAGAAGAAGAACAAAACGTGGGTTGTGTGGGTCCGCCTTCACTGGAATCCCTAACAAACCCACTTGCCGGCGGGAGTGGCTTTTGATAACGACACTTGAACGACGGAGAAGAGAAAGAAATAGATGGGGAATGGGTCAAAGACAAAGATTCCGGCGATGATTTACAGTAAACAGAAGAAGAAACTCTTGGCGATGGTGAGAATACAGGCGAATTTGGGATTGCAACGGTAATCATTTTCGATTGATCGATATGTAACGttcggattttttttttttttcgagtggtgggttttttaacttttaacgaATCGGTGTGGGAGATAGATTTATAGGGTGGGTTTCGTTTTAGGAAGAAACCCGGTGGTCAAAGTGGGGCCCCGATCCTCCGTGTGAACTAACGGAGTGTTGTTTTCTCACTTGTTTTCTGATTCGAGCCGACGCTTTTTTCTATTTCCATATTTTGTTCATGTTTAAATATACtcctaataaataaatatattattatttgacGGATAACTTATCAAATTGTTCGATTATTTTATTGAATATTTTTAGGACGTATTACACACCCATTAcactatttttaaatttatatagtTTGTCTGGATTTGAATCTTTAATTTTTAACTGATGGACATCTATCTATTAATTTTTGATAGCGTTCAAAAAAATATACTAAATATATTTGCTAATTGGAGTCCACGTTATTATCATTATATTGAATTCATAATAATCAGTTGTGATTTTCAGATATAGGTGTCTTTAGTTTTGATTGTGTgaaacaaaatatatattttctacGAAAACTGATTATTAcgataataattattaaaataaattataaatttaattcTTAGTCTTTTAGGCTGAAAGGTGTTTTTCTCTGCGAAAATTTGGTGACACATAGGCACAACATAACATTTTATCATTTTTGTCAATATTTGTCTATTAGTAGGATATGGTATCATTGTTGCCTATCAATAAAAAGAAGGATGTTAAatgaaaatattgtttaattGTTTCTTGTTGGTTATTAGTTATTAGTTATTAGTTATGGCTGATGAGCCGAGAAGACATGCCACATCATATTACCAGTTGCAAAAGACATGTTACATAGTGCAACCTTACATAAAATCACAAATCTAGtctaaattttgaaattaaagttTGTGTTTTCTTGTATATTTTTACTTAAAATTCTGAGTGGAGAAGTTTGAAAGTCATTTTACGTCTAGATGCTTATGGACCATAAAATCTAAATACAAACATATGAAGATAATGGCACGATTTTAAAATTAGATTAAACTTTCGACTATAGGTAAAGCACAAAGAACATTAAAACAAATCTAGCTAATTTATTTAAGTTTTccaaaatttaaacaaaaattaGAGTTTTATAATAAATAGGCACTAATATCATGTTATCATCAGAAATTAGCGAATGGGCTGTGAAAGGGACTAATGGACTGCGAATTTGTCTTAATAGTCAGTACTGCTGTCCCATATACAAAccatattattttatttcaattttataaATATGGAAAAAATCAACCATTTGAAGATTCTACcacaaaaacttcaaaaataattttttttattaaaaaaatccaTGATTTATGCAGGTTCAAGTGCCAAATtagtgtttattattattattattattaatattattattattattattattattattatattgcaTTTCTGCAGATCAAACTTGCAAGAACACATGTCAAACATATGAAAACGCAAGTTAAACCTGcatggaatttttttttttgggcattttgataattcaaatcaaagtttttttttttttaataagttattttccaaaaagagaatgtttagGAATTTCTCAGGCAATGGCCGGTACAACGGTAATTTCCCATGTGCAACTTAGGAAATTTGTGGTTATTTTCATAAAACCTTTTTTTCATAAAACTTGAAAAACTTGTGAAAATTAGTCAAATTtagttttctttttaattatatataactttgatCAAATAATTGTTTAATCATTTAATTTTAATTCTAATCATTCATTTCCAAAAAACACTTTTAAATATGGGGTGTCGTGTAGTTCCTGAAGTGAATCGAATACTTGTGAAATGGAAAaccaaaataaatatatgaaagttataaaaaaattaaatgaaaataaaacaaaaaaaaaaacaagttaaaaacttgtaagaaaaaattaaaacatttataaaatatttggtttaaaaacatttgtattaaaattatatgaaagtataaaaaaaaagtttaaaaaaaattataagcaaAGTTTAAAACATTATATTAGAAAAACCCATaggaaaaaaatatcataaaattgtTATaagaaattataatttttttaagaaatttatGTAAAAAATTGTTTAcatttaaacaatattttttcgtatacatttgaccatttaacttgtAAAATATGATCATATATTACCATTGTGACGtgctatgtgacaacccgaaattttccattcaaatcaaaccatatcaatccaataatagtagagcagttacagtgaaaattcaaacttatggaataagtttggcagttttcagggttttacacctaatgagatattaggagagtggttgcactaggattttgtgcagcactgtaattccattatcctagatcattagaatccattccgagaataaaaatattttctgccaaaaatctcaggactataaatagaattctgaaccaaattggttcattaattgaattccaattagagaaaagccaatttctctctcacggatcttcgggttttcatcccagattgatcattatgtgtgtctaagtcttcacttgacaccaagcacttgtccgatccttccatacgataacatccgttcaattccagtctcATACTgcacgtgagttcataccccttaactaatgttttaaactattttaaatgttttatgggggggatacaagtagaatcatgctacttattatgtcaatcacatgtgattagtaagtaggattatattacttattacatcaatcacatgtgattaatatacaacattcaaaagatttggctactcattagccgttttaccaaacagtttccttcaaatgatttttataaacattttatatgtttcaaactacttattacactgtatctCTTACTctttttatcatatttcaaacttatttacacctgtgttttcaaacaaatgttctttgtacttaatttgttttatcaaacaaatgttccttgtacttatattgttttatcaaacttatgccttcaaattgttttatagattgacatcaagtcgatctttccttaaactaatatttatgttccaaatgttttaccaaacttatttatgcttttatattataaattgcatgcctctatatgtatagttatataagaaatgtttaaaaggcttaggaagactatccaccctatttccttttcgcgcttgagatgtggtctggtgggatatcggatactcgtccgaaggtcgtttaaatattagttatatatcatgtgtacatataaagtcataaaagggtccttccagttcatcttaTGCccatgggtagcaagggtatacatccacgtccatacgtaccacttagattactagtaagctaccatatgtgtagttcaggaagatactagaaccattactagaacgcgatatcatacaatgagtcagttcattcatgagtcaatactttctagaacattactgtacattacgtatacaactatactaggacgagaacatgtacaactatactagaacgtttacattactatacttgctagatagagagaacacacattacagctagcacacgtagaacattacagttcattacattacagctaggacagttcattacattactatactttctagaacagttgattacattacagctagaacagtacattacattacatatacgagaatacgttgattactgtgatttaaatcggagcatgacttaaaacctcatgacttgagttacggccagagtctcttgaagggggagcgttgagtttgcgtatagatctatgctggattgacaatcctacaccttgctgctagctacagccggaccggtaggtctgcgggtgccaaacgtcatttctttattacgaccattcattatgtcgttgttactagtcgatagtatggcgcaatttatcacatagtgcCTTTGCCTAAAATCcggcttaaggtagttagtacggtagtagcccttttagagctacgtcttagtactacgttaatttttccattacatattttagtgataacctcacttaaacataaatgtacaaactatatttttggataatgatagttatactttgggaaAATACATGCTCTTACAAGAgccacacacacacagaacagataggtcttggtagaagacaccttcatatactagaaggaatcatagggattctagagtttttcaaacatttacaaatacttacagttcatatacacttacaaatacttacagttcatatacacttacaaattcttacaatacatagacttacaaattctgacttacaaattcttacatacaaattaagacactaaatacttatgatctcaccggctttaaagctgatactcgctttcaaaattacttgtatcctcagttcatcatagacaggtaccgatgcaaggagaaaggaagatagagcttattcaagacttatctttcattttgatttatgctttagtgtttatcaaaatttgacagaatacaattgtataataattattttattaatgcaatggatgatgttgttgcttgtttactactttacattgttgttgatattatacatgacgtcctccgccccagaacgtttccgccgttcttggttttggggtgtgacatgctaGGTGACAATGGTAATACATGAacacatttaacaagttaaatggtcacatgtatacaaaaaaataaagttacCTAAACGTGAAGAAGATGAAAAGATAATTACCCTTGCAAATCAATTTTCCATTTTTCCATTTCATTAGCTCACCCCTACATGGAAACGGGCCGAACCGAATTGGTCCAAAACTAAAAACTTGTAAAATAGAAAACCAAAAAGTGAACCGTTATATGCAGGGGCGGAGCTTCAACATTTGATTCGGGGGACCAgatatataatatgtataaaaattggtAAGTAGGGGGGCCAatgtcaaaattttatatttttgggtaTAAAATGTATAAAATGAAACTAGAAAGGCTATTTAGAACAAAAAAATCAGGAGAGTAGGgggtagggggggggggggggggggggacagcCCCCCTTGGCCTAATAATGCTCCACCAATGAGCCAATGGTTATATGTACTCGGTTCTAAGTCAATACCGCTATTTCTGATTCAGTACTGGCGCAGTTTGATTTTTGTAGTAAATTCCTACTTTGAAACGTATGTACACATATATTCCGTGATCAATTGGACTATAAAGGCATAAATGATTGATCTCAAATAAATTTGTAAAAGAATATATTCTCTATCTATTTTCAAAGAAAATATAAAGGCGATCTACTTAAAAGTTTGCCTTTTCATAGAAACCAAGGTTACTTCCATCATAATAAAAAACACATTTCTCTTATTAAATAAATGACTTACCTTTTTTTAGCAATAATCTATTTCTTAGCTGCTACGAAATATAATTTTTCTGATTACATCATAATAGTAACCCATTTCATTTTTACATCTAGTACTACAAACGTAAAAGGGATAAAAACTTAAAAGTAAGAAACGCGTTATTACTCTAAAATCTTGACACGTGTTTTTTTCTTCAGATTATGTATTTATAAAAACagattaatattttataaaatacagaCAATTACTAAATAGTCAAAAAATTTAATGATtactttgtttttatttttagtcaAAATTTAGGAGTTAGCCCAAAATAGTCATCAAAACCAAGGTTATTGAAATGGGCTACTGTTTCGCTTAATTGGTCTATGTTTTCAACTCTAgtacttcattttttttttcataatttactACGAAACTGTTGACCGTTTTATGGTCTACGGTTTCCTCTTAATGGTCTATTATCTTCCAAACCTTAGACCTTAAAATGGATTACTGTTTCATTCAAAAAGCTACGGTTTTaggtatcattttttttttttggtatttg encodes:
- the LOC111905914 gene encoding probable protein phosphatase 2C 25 codes for the protein MITVAIPNSPVFSPSPRVSSSVYCKSSPESLSLTHSPSISFSSPSFKCRYQKPLPPASGFVRDSSEGGPTQPTFCSSSPTLSKRKRPAKLAIPVASLSFSDRITPPLEAVEDGWEEVEVDGDGYSVYCKKGKRDAMEDRFKAVVEFNGQHNQAFFGVFDGHGGSKAAEFAAENLDKNILNEVEKMGETEIIEAIKQGYMNTDSQFLKQDHRGGSCCVTAIIRDSNLVVSNAGDCRAVLSSRGFATPLTSDHRPSRPDEKLRIESLGGYVDCNHGVPRVLGSLAVSRGIGDRSLKQWITAEPESEIFKIVPEFEFLIMASDGLWDKVSNQEAVDLARPFCVSNDKLERVLACKKLVELSASRGSIDDASVMIVDLGRFC